The DNA segment CGCTCCAGGGCAAAAATCAACTCAGAAGCCTTTCGACGGGCATCTTCGACAGTCTCTTCTTCCCATATCTTCTTGAGCATCGCTAAAAACTTCGACAACTGGTTTGGGCTAAGCTTGTTCTTAAAATTGCGAACATAATGCACCGCGCATCTCTGCCAAACGGCACCGTAGAAATAGCGACGAATAGCGTTCATCAGGCCGCTATGTTGGTCGCTCACAATAAGTTGAACGCCAGATAGACCTCGCATCTTCAACTCCTCAAACATCTCGCCCCAGCTGGTTTCGCTCTCCGAATCGGCACGGGAACGAGCCAATTCCTCGTTCGATTCGTCCGGGCCGATATATCCCATGATTTCGAGGAAAACGTTTGGATTGTCCGCGACTCGCCTGGCAATAAGTGAAATAACCCCGGCGAAACGGCTATCGATTTTGCTTTTGTTCTGTTCGAAGAACACGGCGGGAACAACGCCTTCATCCTGATATGTATATGAGATTGTGCGCAATCTGAGTATGGAAGGCGTGGCCAAAATCTCCACCTCTGGCGGGGGCACCGCGCGAAAGCCGGTTTCGCAACTGTTATCGTCTTCGTCGCTTTCGGCTATGGCGTTCGGCGCGTCGGCCTTGATACTAAATAATACCTCGCCGCCTTTATCGCTCGAATAATAGGCAATGATTGTTGTATTTTCACCGCCATCGAGGCCGGGGAGATTCCAGGTTCTTATCAATTCGCCGTTTGTTTTAAGGTCGAGTGTAAAAGCCCCGCAATTATCGTCGCCGCTATTTTTCACTTCGATTTCGACCAGAGCGCTATCGTCGAGCGCAATCACATCCGGTGTCGCCGAACAGCGAACAGTGAGGTTCGATTCCTTTTCGGGTGGCACGATACTCCCCCGAATCCCAAATTGCAAAGTATTCGCAACCTTTCCGAGGTCGCCGAAGGGCTTGGAATATGTAATGTCAAGCCCTAATCCGGCAAGCTGTGGAATCTCGATTCCGATTCCGGCCCCGAAAGCGGAATTGGACACTCCCGCACGCAGACCGAGCCAATCGCTCAATATATAGCTTTCCACGCCCATGCCGAAAGATAATTCCTCGCCGTCGGGAGCGTTCAAAGCGAACCCAAACTCGCCGGATAGATCTGTTTTGATATTTTCTATCGAATATCTCGAACCAAACCGCAAATCGGTCGGTTCGGCGATTGTCTCTTCTTGCCCAAGCGATGGCGCAATAATGTCCTGAGCGGACAAGCCGAAGCTCAATCTTTCGGAGACCTCGAAAACCGCCCCGGCATCCAGACCGAACGAAGACGCGCCGGTGCCGTCCCGATAGAGCGGATCGTCGAGATCGTCGCCTTCGTTATAGTGGAAATTCGAGCTGTTAAAGCCGTCGAAAAGGAATTTTGGTCTCACGCCGACCGAAAACGGCCCTAAGGCCTTTTTACCGGCCAATCCGATTTCCGTCCGCGAATACATATCCGCGCCGAAAGTCGCTAAAGATAGGCCGAATCCATAACCGCCAAAATCGCGATAGCCCGAAATCTGGCCCCGATAGAGGTTATCGTCGAACCCCATATAAAGCCGGTTATATTCCACGGCATAGCCCCAACCGCGAGACCACCCAGCCGCTGGATTCCATGTCATCGCAGAGGCGTCCTGAATCGATGTCGAATATGCACCGCCAAGGGCAGAACCTCTCACCGGTGAAAACGAAACTGCTAAGCAAGAAAAAACAATTAAACTAACTGCTAAGCTGCATAGGATTCTTTTTAACATTAGACCTCCAAATCCCTATTTAATCCAAACAATACAAAGCTTTCTGTCGCATACAAAAAAACTCAAAATAATTTCAAAAAATCGATGATTCGAATAGAAATGTTTAATTAAGATTGGTAGAAAGATTAGTGCTA comes from the bacterium genome and includes:
- a CDS encoding transposase translates to MLKRILCSLAVSLIVFSCLAVSFSPVRGSALGGAYSTSIQDASAMTWNPAAGWSRGWGYAVEYNRLYMGFDDNLYRGQISGYRDFGGYGFGLSLATFGADMYSRTEIGLAGKKALGPFSVGVRPKFLFDGFNSSNFHYNEGDDLDDPLYRDGTGASSFGLDAGAVFEVSERLSFGLSAQDIIAPSLGQEETIAEPTDLRFGSRYSIENIKTDLSGEFGFALNAPDGEELSFGMGVESYILSDWLGLRAGVSNSAFGAGIGIEIPQLAGLGLDITYSKPFGDLGKVANTLQFGIRGSIVPPEKESNLTVRCSATPDVIALDDSALVEIEVKNSGDDNCGAFTLDLKTNGELIRTWNLPGLDGGENTTIIAYYSSDKGGEVLFSIKADAPNAIAESDEDDNSCETGFRAVPPPEVEILATPSILRLRTISYTYQDEGVVPAVFFEQNKSKIDSRFAGVISLIARRVADNPNVFLEIMGYIGPDESNEELARSRADSESETSWGEMFEELKMRGLSGVQLIVSDQHSGLMNAIRRYFYGAVWQRCAVHYVRNFKNKLSPNQLSKFLAMLKKIWEEETVEDARRKASELIFALERVRPDVAEWIEETIDDTLAIYAFPARHRRKLKSTNMLERVNQELKRRTHVVRIFPNVRACLRMCGTLCMEYSEEWSTGKRYLTMENPTKTEIENEANMNLQKI